The following proteins are encoded in a genomic region of Maribacter hydrothermalis:
- a CDS encoding MraY family glycosyltransferase, with amino-acid sequence MDSIQEMLYSLPFLTVISAIVAFVMATRFNLYPVIIYVSKTKNLMDEPEERRVHTNKVPNLGGMGLFITFSLTLLLFVPFLNNTVSDLSHLLSLLSATIILLFLGIKDDLVLMTPKKKLVIQLIAVSMVCVLQNIRITDFHGLLGIGELTSFVSVFFTIFVFILVINAVNLIDGIDGLAASISILASLGFGIAFFMANNYMMTLLSAVLIGSLFGFLKYNFSKDHKIFMGDCGSLIVGFLLAYQGIKFLNINPNVVQEYNSENSSILLLAMLSYPLFDLLRVFIVRIKLKKSPFVADSNHIHHRLLRLGLNHKQATLLLVVSNITLITITFLTNGLPINLHIIVVVVFGCLLYLLPFLSVFEEFKEENLDAELQNLKTNTYSGTKLTPNGNEQEGRVINLMRSNTKNESHTSFNNQTLAKNRSTKLKFLASDKNNSVTNDASKIQLDTNELNTK; translated from the coding sequence ATGGATTCCATCCAAGAAATGCTTTACAGTTTACCTTTTTTAACTGTTATTTCGGCAATTGTAGCATTTGTAATGGCAACAAGGTTTAATTTGTATCCTGTCATTATTTATGTTTCAAAAACCAAAAACCTTATGGACGAACCAGAGGAAAGAAGGGTGCATACCAATAAAGTTCCTAATTTAGGTGGGATGGGGTTGTTTATAACATTTTCCTTGACCCTTTTGTTATTTGTTCCTTTTTTAAATAATACAGTTTCAGATTTAAGCCATCTACTTTCATTGCTTTCTGCGACCATTATTTTATTGTTTTTAGGTATTAAAGATGATTTGGTCTTAATGACACCAAAAAAGAAATTGGTTATTCAATTGATTGCGGTTTCTATGGTTTGTGTTTTACAAAATATTAGAATAACCGATTTTCATGGTTTATTGGGTATAGGGGAGTTAACTTCTTTTGTATCGGTGTTTTTTACAATTTTTGTTTTTATTTTAGTTATAAACGCAGTCAATTTAATTGACGGAATAGATGGTTTAGCAGCTTCAATTTCAATTTTGGCCAGTTTAGGGTTTGGTATAGCTTTTTTCATGGCAAATAACTACATGATGACTTTATTATCGGCTGTTTTAATTGGGTCTTTATTTGGTTTTTTAAAGTATAATTTTTCAAAAGACCATAAAATATTTATGGGAGATTGCGGTTCGTTGATAGTAGGTTTTTTATTGGCCTATCAAGGAATAAAATTCTTGAATATTAATCCGAATGTTGTTCAAGAGTATAACTCCGAAAATTCATCGATTCTATTGTTGGCTATGTTATCCTATCCTTTATTCGATTTATTACGTGTTTTCATTGTGCGGATAAAACTAAAGAAAAGCCCTTTTGTGGCAGATAGTAATCACATTCACCATCGCTTATTAAGACTAGGGCTTAATCATAAACAAGCAACTTTGCTGCTTGTAGTAAGTAACATTACATTAATTACAATAACATTTTTAACCAATGGACTACCAATTAATTTACACATAATAGTTGTAGTTGTTTTTGGTTGCTTGTTATATCTTTTACCTTTTTTAAGTGTTTTTGAAGAATTTAAAGAAGAAAATTTAGATGCAGAATTACAAAATTTAAAAACGAATACATATTCGGGAACTAAGCTTACACCTAATGGTAATGAGCAAGAAGGGCGTGTTATAAATTTAATGAGATCAAACACTAAAAATGAATCTCATACTTCCTTTAATAACCAAACTCTTGCGAAAAACAGAAGTACAAAATTGAAGTTTTTGGCGAGTGACAAAAATAATAGCGTTACTAATGACGCTTCCAAAATACAATTGGACACTAACGAATTAAATACCAAATAA
- a CDS encoding O-antigen translocase, translating to MTQNSSKNSYRQIMKATSIFGGVQVFNIIISIGRSKILAILLGPAGIGILGLIMSTTKLISSLTNFGLGISAVKEIAVAFELGDEKQLSKTIVIVKRWIWYTGIFGAILTIILSPFLSELTFGNKDYTIAFVWLSITLLLNQLTSGSFVFLQGLRKLKYLAKANVIGAASGLLVSVPIYYYMGVDGIVPAMIFTAILGFLVAFYFTKKVKTTPVPVSFKETKTKGKSMLIMGFMLSISGIMVLGVSYVIRIFINNNGGVEDVGLYNAGIAIISTYVGLLFTAMETDYFPRLSAVVHDNEKAVDLINQQAEIAILILAPVLIVFLVFVDWIITILYSSEFIPIKEMIYWAAIGMFFKVAAWVVAFFFIAKGASKLFFWNELVTNIYTLILNLVGYYYWGLAGLGISYLLSYFVYLIQIYTITKNKYNFNFTPSVVKIFLLQFLLAIVCLLTTKLFSPVWSYSIGSVVILISMYYSFIELDARLNLKDLMAKYLKK from the coding sequence GTGACTCAAAATAGTAGTAAAAATAGCTATAGACAGATAATGAAAGCTACGTCCATCTTTGGTGGGGTACAAGTTTTTAACATTATCATATCAATAGGACGTTCTAAAATTTTAGCCATACTATTAGGTCCGGCCGGTATAGGAATTCTAGGGTTGATCATGTCTACCACCAAATTAATAAGTTCATTAACCAACTTTGGATTGGGAATAAGCGCAGTTAAGGAAATTGCAGTGGCTTTTGAATTAGGGGATGAAAAACAGTTATCTAAAACCATAGTTATCGTTAAACGGTGGATTTGGTATACAGGTATTTTTGGTGCTATTTTAACTATAATACTTTCACCATTTCTAAGTGAGCTGACCTTTGGTAATAAAGATTATACCATTGCCTTCGTTTGGTTATCAATAACTCTTTTATTAAACCAATTAACTAGTGGGAGCTTTGTTTTTTTACAGGGTCTTAGAAAACTAAAGTATTTGGCAAAAGCAAATGTAATTGGAGCAGCATCGGGCTTATTGGTTTCAGTGCCTATTTATTATTATATGGGCGTTGATGGTATTGTACCGGCAATGATTTTTACGGCTATTCTAGGGTTTTTAGTAGCTTTTTATTTCACCAAAAAGGTAAAAACCACTCCGGTTCCTGTTTCTTTCAAGGAAACTAAGACAAAAGGTAAAAGCATGCTAATAATGGGTTTTATGCTGAGCATAAGCGGTATTATGGTTTTAGGAGTTTCTTATGTAATTAGAATATTCATTAATAATAATGGCGGCGTTGAAGATGTAGGTTTATATAACGCGGGTATCGCAATTATTTCAACTTACGTAGGGTTACTCTTTACGGCAATGGAAACGGATTATTTTCCAAGACTGTCCGCGGTAGTACACGATAATGAAAAAGCGGTGGATTTAATTAATCAGCAAGCCGAAATAGCTATATTAATTTTAGCCCCTGTACTTATTGTATTCCTCGTATTTGTAGATTGGATTATAACTATTTTATATTCCTCTGAGTTTATACCCATTAAAGAAATGATTTATTGGGCGGCCATAGGTATGTTTTTTAAAGTGGCTGCTTGGGTAGTAGCCTTTTTCTTTATCGCAAAAGGAGCAAGCAAACTATTTTTTTGGAATGAGCTAGTAACGAATATCTATACCTTAATTTTAAATCTGGTGGGGTATTATTATTGGGGCTTGGCAGGTTTAGGGATTTCTTATCTGCTCTCTTATTTTGTATACTTAATTCAAATTTATACCATTACTAAAAACAAATATAATTTTAATTTCACCCCTTCCGTAGTAAAGATTTTCCTATTACAATTTCTACTTGCAATTGTTTGTTTACTAACAACTAAACTATTTTCTCCAGTTTGGTCTTACAGTATTGGTAGCGTTGTTATACTTATTTCCATGTATTATTCGTTTATAGAACTGGATGCGAGATTAAATCTTAAAGATCTAATGGCAAAATATCTTAAAAAATAA
- a CDS encoding O-antigen ligase family protein, with amino-acid sequence MKLIKLLYPYLILFLLIYLGPVKVGPITFSQVWKIPLFVFLFWQVLIKRNDKKLAIIKWSYARAAKNLVTANFSVSFFFGVVDFIRYMMFPLMFEYAYRNIKNIRKLDKLLLGFAQFVIISGIPFTFKILQSKAKDVLSFEDFDSYSGMFQNSHGAAITTTTAVLILLAYLKSKSTLIRFPKLNYLLLLYGIYLIYLTYIRTGYLMFVIGLVFLFLPKKLTFKQVLSGIGMVLIIGVGFYVLLETNEAFYNRIFDIRNGKQTAAGSGRLLFWMASFELWFNGNVFELFFGHGFYDLIMHMYQETGLPVYAHNEFFTQLGQNGLLGIIFFIGYLISLFKFILKRNMLPSYRLAMAIFFLYGSLMMTQGGMWFELDVFMVLVFVKLEFENILRKRMMKYD; translated from the coding sequence ATGAAATTAATTAAGCTACTATATCCATACCTTATTCTATTTCTATTGATCTACTTGGGTCCTGTGAAAGTAGGTCCAATTACATTTTCACAAGTATGGAAAATTCCGTTATTCGTATTTCTTTTTTGGCAGGTACTTATTAAGAGAAACGACAAAAAACTGGCAATTATAAAATGGTCGTATGCAAGAGCGGCAAAAAACTTGGTGACAGCTAATTTTTCGGTTAGTTTTTTCTTTGGTGTGGTTGACTTTATACGTTACATGATGTTTCCTTTAATGTTTGAGTATGCCTATAGGAACATTAAAAATATTAGAAAGCTAGATAAGTTGTTATTGGGTTTTGCTCAGTTTGTTATTATTTCGGGAATACCTTTTACCTTTAAAATATTGCAAAGTAAAGCTAAGGATGTACTAAGTTTTGAGGATTTCGATAGTTATTCTGGGATGTTTCAAAATTCGCACGGGGCAGCAATTACTACGACTACTGCAGTTCTAATTTTGCTTGCATACCTAAAATCAAAATCTACTTTAATTCGTTTTCCAAAACTTAATTATCTGCTGTTATTGTATGGTATATATCTTATTTACCTTACCTATATACGAACAGGGTATTTAATGTTTGTTATTGGATTAGTGTTTTTGTTTTTGCCTAAAAAATTGACCTTTAAGCAAGTTTTATCCGGTATTGGGATGGTACTTATTATAGGTGTTGGTTTTTATGTTCTTTTAGAAACCAACGAAGCTTTTTACAATAGAATATTCGATATTAGAAATGGTAAACAAACGGCTGCAGGATCTGGTAGACTTTTGTTTTGGATGGCTTCTTTTGAATTGTGGTTTAACGGTAATGTTTTTGAATTGTTTTTTGGTCACGGTTTTTATGATCTTATTATGCATATGTACCAAGAAACAGGCCTTCCGGTTTATGCACATAACGAGTTCTTTACACAATTAGGGCAAAACGGATTGTTGGGTATTATATTTTTTATTGGATACCTAATATCACTGTTTAAATTTATTTTAAAACGTAATATGCTTCCTTCGTATAGGCTTGCCATGGCAATCTTTTTTCTATACGGGTCATTGATGATGACACAAGGGGGTATGTGGTTTGAACTGGATGTTTTTATGGTATTGGTATTTGTGAAATTGGAGTTCGAGAATATTCTCCGTAAAAGAATGATGAAGTATGACTAA